AAAGTGGGTGGTAAACATTTGGAAACACATATCTTTTGtcagagaaaagaaaaacgcaaCAAGAATTAGGATCAAATTTGGATGAAATTCTCAATCATTATATAAGTTGTATGAACTTCACATGTTTAGCTCATTAAATGCTactaaatgaaaagtcaaaaacttACCAAAAGCCCAGTAGGGCATTGGAGCAGGGCGACCAATGAAGGAAGTGTACTGATCAACAACATCCAAAGGAGTAGGACCAGAGAAGAAGTAAAAGTCCAGAACGCCCCCAATGACCTTGTATGTCAGAGAAGTCCCCGCGTAGAAAACATCCATCCCATTACTATTCAACAGTAGAACAGCATGGGCAAAAGCCTCCCTATTCACATTCCTCAGGTCCATGTACACCGGGTGGGACCCATATAAATCAGTGTTGAGATTAATGGCTGCTACATCAGTGGTGAACAGGGTGTAAGGATCACCAGGATACAGTTTGATTCCACGGGGCTGCGTATTCTCCCCCAAACCATACAACGAAGCATCTAGTGGCAGTTTGGTTGAAATCTCAAGATACTGATCTTTAAAGACCAATGGACTATAAGGGTCTGATTCATCAGAGCTAGAATTGAAAAGGGTCTGACCATCTGATTTTCTTTTGACAGCAAAACTAAAAGGGTCAGTAGTAAAGGCGAATATGAGCTCATTGCTTTCATATTCTGATGATGCCATAAGGACTGAATTCTGGTTCTTTCTTGACCAAGCTATGGCTTTCTTCAGTGCTGCTGGCTTTTCTCTTGGTATCAAATCGTATGGAACTtcccatctttctttttgtGCATCAGTTATGTGAACCCTCAAACGGTTATCTGTTTCATGCCTGAAAAGCCATCGCACAGCAGAAGAGGATCAAATTTTTTGCCAGAATTTTAAGGTGTGACTCAAAAAGAAGGACGACTGTACCAACAAAAAAGTTGAATTTTGATGAAGTACATGTACTTTATATGATGTATAAGGTGCTGAGAAAGTACCGCAAGAAATAAAAAGATCAAATTTTGACAAAGAAGATTTATTTGACATTTTCAGAAGGTGCTTGAAACAGAATTGCGAGAAAAGATAAATTTTTGACCAGAAAAAGCTCGTTAACAAGCTAAGGTCCTGAATGAAGAAATGCAAGAACTTAGAAAAAGGTCAAGTTTTTAACGAAAGGAAAGTTATGGAATTGCGATTGCACAGAACTTACTTTACATAGAGCTGCAGATAAGGAATATCAGGTCCATAGACATTGTTTTTCTGCTTAACTTGGAGCAGGCCTACTATACCTCCATCAGGGGACTCTTCTACAGAAATCAAACTATAGCCTTGGCCGATTTTAGTTGGAACAGTTGAGACTACATCAACTCTAGCAATGGATAATAGGATCACAAGAAAAAGAGGCAAAATGGAACAAAAGAATGAAGAATGAGAGAACAACATGATTCTACAAAGAAGAAAGGCACACTTGCCTTGATGACTGCTGTAATGGAAGACTGGTTGCGGTTGTGGTTATATAAGGGCCAAAAAAATGTGGTCATGGAGTCATAGGATTCGTGTGAGATGGATGAGGCTGATGGTGATCCAATGATCAGACCTTTTTCACAATTGCATGTGACTATGATGTTCTATAGAGGTCCCACTCCTTTTTTTGTACTCCTTTTTCTCAGTTTTTGGTCCGCTTCTTAATCCTACTGAATGAATTAGCACTTAGCAGAAGTTTTTGACGGAATTGGTTGCTGTCTGTTGCGGCAGTGCCTAGAACCGATACTCAAAGAATGGTCACTCTGAT
This portion of the Coffea eugenioides isolate CCC68of chromosome 11, Ceug_1.0, whole genome shotgun sequence genome encodes:
- the LOC113752592 gene encoding alpha-xylosidase 1-like; the encoded protein is MLFSHSSFFCSILPLFLVILLSIARVDVVSTVPTKIGQGYSLISVEESPDGGIVGLLQVKQKNNVYGPDIPYLQLYVKHETDNRLRVHITDAQKERWEVPYDLIPREKPAALKKAIAWSRKNQNSVLMASSEYESNELIFAFTTDPFSFAVKRKSDGQTLFNSSSDESDPYSPLVFKDQYLEISTKLPLDASLYGLGENTQPRGIKLYPGDPYTLFTTDVAAINLNTDLYGSHPVYMDLRNVNREAFAHAVLLLNSNGMDVFYAGTSLTYKVIGGVLDFYFFSGPTPLDVVDQYTSFIGRPAPMPYWAFGKFLTFHLVAFNELNM